In Quercus robur chromosome 10, dhQueRobu3.1, whole genome shotgun sequence, a genomic segment contains:
- the LOC126701713 gene encoding plastid division protein CDP1, chloroplastic — MVVNCEMGVSQDLWNRCWNQDVVGLDRASSVPASASASLASAIVMLRIRSSNSSKFKVSSSSCFRVSHLRYCDILTRRRSRLNAIDTHIINNNHVHVTVDIPVTCYQLIGVNDRAEKDEIVKSVMDLKSAEIEEGYTMDVVTSRQDLVMDVRDKLLFEPEYAGNIRENIPPKTPLRIPWPWLPAALCLLQEVGEVKLVLDIGRAALQRPDAKPYVHDLLLSMALAECAIAKIGFEKNKVSHGFEALARAQCLLRSKISLGKMTLLSQIEESLEELAPACTLEILGMPHSPENAERRRGAIAALRELLRQGLEVETSCQVEDWPCFLSQALNRLMATEIVDLLPWDSLAITRKNKKSLESQNQRVVIDFNCFYMVLIAHVALGFSSKQTDLINKAKTMCECLVASEGIDLKLEDAVCLFLLGQGNEADVANKLQHLELNSNSTTRNSVSGKEIKHVSGVKPSLEIWLKDVVLAVFPDTRDCSPSLVNFFSGEKKSPGSKKSKGAAHTVPAICQRPLATAPLSERKFFEESLPYVSSSRLPGSGSAVKQLAPDIQSPLILGKSSEGSSASSGRNIGTHHSKIWESWSVGRITFVTVLGCIVFAALKLSGISDSNMRRTSKFDCSKTNVTTSLLSQTLDSSLDYNVGPAHIKESGVASRLKKLLAMANILVRNHSDAGNPHVLSPAASISSSMTAVFRRLMPMEEAEALVRQWQGIKAEALGPSHQVHTLSEVLDESMLVQWQALADAAKAKCCYWRFVLLQLSVLQAEIISDGIGAEMAEIEALLEEAAELVDESQQKNPNYYSTYKVRYVLKRQDDGSWRFCEGDTQTPS; from the exons ATGGTGGTGAATTGTGAAATGGGTGTGTCGCAAGATTTATGGAATCGTTGTTGGAATCAAGATGTGGTGGGTTTGGACAGAGCATCATCAGTAccagcatcagcatcagcatcaTTAGCATCAGCAATAGTAATGCTAAGAATCAGAAGCTCCAATTCCTCCAAATTCAAggtgtcttcttcttcttgttttagGGTATCGCATTTGAGGTACTGTGACATTCTCACTCGCCGCCGCTCCAGACTCAACGCCATTGACACCCacattattaataataatcatGTTCATGTTACCGTTGATATCCCCGTCACCTGTTACCAG CTTATTGGTGTTAATGATCGAGCTGAGAAAGATGAGATAGTTAAGTCCGTTATGGATTTGAAAAGTGCAGAGATTGAAGAAGGTTACACCATGGATGTTGTTACATCTCGCCAG GATCTTGTAATGGATGTGAGGGATAAGCTTCTTTTTGAACCGGAATATGCTGGTAATATTAGGGAAAACATCCCACCTAAAACTCCCCTTAGAATTCCTTGGCCTTGGTTGCCTGCTGCTCTTTGCCTCCTTCAAGAG GTTGGAGAGGTGAAGCTTGTATTGGATATTGGTCGGGCAGCTCTTCAACGTCCAGATGCTAAGCCATATGTTCATGATTTGCTTCTGTCTATGGCACTGGCTGAG TGTGCTATTGCAAAGATTGGTTTCGAGAAGAACAAGGTGTCCCATGGATTTGAAGCACTTGCTCGTGCTCAGTGTCTTCTAAGGAGTAAAATATCTCTTGGAAAAATGACATTGTTATCTCAG ATAGAAGAATCTTTGGAGGAGCTTGCACCTGCTTGCACATTGGAAATATTAGGCATGCCTCATTCACCTGAAAATGCTGAACGGAGACGAGGAGCAATTGCAGCCTTGCGTGAACTGCTCAGACAGGGCCTTGAGGTTGAAACTTCATGCCAAGTCGAAGACTGGCCATGCTTCTTGAGCCAAGCACTTAATAGGCTAATGGCAACAGAGATAGTTGATCTTCTTCCATGGGATAGTTTAGCCAttacaagaaagaataagaaatcaCTTGAATCACAGAATCAAAGGGTtgtaattgatttcaattgtttCTACATGGTTTTAATAGCTCATGTAGCACTCGGATTTTCAAGCAAGCAGACAGATTTG ATAAACAAGGCAAAAACTATGTGTGAATGTTTGGTAGCATCAGAAGGAATTGATCTGAAACTTGAAGATGCTGTTTGCTTGTTTCTTCTTGGACAG GGTAATGAGGCTGATGTTGCTAACAAGCTCCAACATCTTGAATTGAATTCAAATTCCACTACACGAAATTCAGTCTCGGGGAAGGAAATAAAACATGTTTCTGGTGTGAAACCATCATTG GAAATTTGGCTGAAGGATGTTGTCCTTGCTGTCTTTCCAGACACACGAGATTGTTCTCCTTCTTTG GTCAATTTTTTCAGTGGTGAAAAGAAATCTCCTGGGagcaaaaaaagtaaaggagCTGCACATACGGTGCCTGCCATATGCCAGAGACCACTGGCCACTGCTCCTCTGTCAGAGCGGAAATTTTTTGAGGAATCTCTTCCATATGTGAGCTCTTCTCGACTTCCTGGGTCTGGGTCTGCTGTTAAGCAGTTGGCTCCAGATATTCAGAGTCCATTAATATTGGGCAAAAGTAGTGAGGGTAGTAGTGCATCATCTGGTAGGAATATAGGTACACACCATAGTAAAATTTGGGAAAGTTGGTCAGTTGGAAGGATTACTTTTGTTACTGTACTGGGTTGTATTGTGTTTGCTGCCTTGAAGTTATCAGGCATTAGTGATAGTAATATGAGAAGAACTTCTAAATTTGATTGTAGTAAAACAAATGTGACGACAAGTTTGCTTTCTCAGACACTAGATTCTTCTTTGGATTACAACGTAGGGCCAGCTCATATTAAGGAAAGTGGTGTTGCTAGCAGACTCAAGAAGCTTCTAGCAATGGCTAATATCCTGGTCAGGAACCACTCAGATGCTGGAAATCCACATGTTTTATCCCCTGCTGCTAGTATATCATCATCTATGACTGCTGTGTTTAGGAGGCTAATGCCTATGGAAGAAGCTGAAGCCCTTGTTAGGCAATGGCAAGGAATTAAAGCTGAGGCTTTGGGGCCTAGCCATCAAGTTCATACCCTCTCTGAAGTCCTTGATGAATCTATGCTTGTTCAG TGGCAAGCTTTGGCTGATGCGGCAAAAGCCAAGTGTTGTTATTGGAGATTCGTTTTACTACAACTGTCTGTTCTGCAAGCTGAAATTATATCTGATGGGATCGGAGCAGAAATGGCAGAAATTGAGGCTTTGTTGGAAGAAGCTGCAGAGCTTGTTGATGAATCTcagcaaaagaacccaaatTATTACAG CACTTATAAAGTTCGTTATGTTCTAAAGAGGCAAGATGATGGATCTTGGAGGTTCTGTGAAGGCGATACTCAAACACCATCATAA